A stretch of Faecalibacterium duncaniae DNA encodes these proteins:
- a CDS encoding SpoIIIAH-like family protein, which yields MRAISKNTRKATAITLAAALVIAVYLNWQYARTGVTLEEDAVNVSAVSQETVPVTDELMTEAEAVSSANKNYGEAQLVSVANNSGSKFFEEARLKRTKAHDEAMDSIQKALKSASLSTEEKKEYTSQLTGNLADLNAENEIETLVKAKGFADCLCFLQSGRADLTVMTSGDALTAAQVAQIRDIVLSKSSVTAQNITVVEVK from the coding sequence ATGAGAGCCATCTCGAAGAATACCCGCAAAGCAACAGCCATTACTCTGGCAGCAGCACTGGTCATTGCCGTTTATCTGAACTGGCAGTATGCCCGCACCGGTGTGACGCTGGAAGAGGATGCAGTCAACGTCTCTGCCGTCAGTCAGGAGACCGTTCCCGTTACGGATGAACTGATGACTGAAGCCGAAGCGGTTTCCAGTGCCAACAAGAATTATGGCGAAGCTCAGCTTGTGAGCGTTGCAAACAACAGCGGCTCCAAGTTCTTTGAAGAAGCGCGGCTCAAGCGGACCAAAGCCCACGATGAAGCCATGGACAGCATTCAGAAAGCGCTGAAATCCGCTTCTCTCTCCACGGAAGAAAAGAAGGAGTATACCAGCCAGCTGACCGGAAACCTTGCGGATCTCAACGCGGAAAACGAGATCGAGACACTGGTCAAGGCCAAGGGGTTTGCGGATTGTCTCTGCTTTCTGCAGTCAGGTCGGGCCGATCTGACTGTTATGACCTCGGGCGATGCCTTAACGGCTGCACAGGTAGCGCAGATCCGTGACATTGTGTTGAGCAAGAGCAGTGTGACAGCCCAAAATATCACCGTTGTTGAGGTAAAGTAA
- a CDS encoding stage III sporulation protein AE produces MKNWKWWAFLLVGTSLCLCAPTVFAAESAGLHTQLPGAELWQPYLDQSPVDALQVAEDPWSVLQSFCTSSLFQTLRESIRGYAALLLFLLLSAIVSLFLGEEGDHSWCDPVCAGGCGILLWEPLLEIARQLCAQIESWNRFLSGFLPVYAGVLIMGGETSAGAAASGFFLTLLCLLAQALTAFVPPILECFLALSMACCITEQSCLGNLCKAAGTLLQKGLSLTGKLLAALLGFQRISAAQLDRTALRTGQFLTGTIPIVGQSLSDASEAVLAGIQLLKSGLGMAAILILLAEFLPLYLGMLAHLGCIILCGTLCSLTGNNRGQALLTCFASAVRCMMACIALFFGLAVTGTALLFMLGGV; encoded by the coding sequence ATGAAGAACTGGAAGTGGTGGGCTTTTCTGCTGGTGGGAACAAGCCTCTGCCTGTGCGCCCCGACAGTTTTTGCGGCAGAGAGTGCCGGTTTGCACACACAGCTGCCGGGAGCAGAGCTCTGGCAGCCTTATCTTGACCAAAGCCCTGTGGATGCTTTGCAGGTAGCAGAAGACCCGTGGAGCGTTCTGCAAAGTTTTTGCACTTCGTCTCTGTTCCAGACACTGCGGGAAAGCATCCGCGGTTATGCCGCACTGCTGTTGTTTCTGCTCCTGTCTGCCATAGTCAGTCTGTTTCTGGGGGAGGAAGGTGATCACAGCTGGTGTGATCCTGTCTGCGCCGGTGGGTGTGGGATCCTCCTGTGGGAACCATTGCTTGAAATTGCCCGGCAGCTGTGCGCGCAGATCGAAAGCTGGAACCGCTTTCTCTCCGGTTTTCTTCCTGTCTATGCCGGTGTTCTGATCATGGGTGGTGAGACAAGTGCCGGGGCCGCCGCAAGCGGCTTTTTTCTGACATTGCTTTGTCTGCTGGCACAGGCCCTGACGGCCTTTGTACCGCCCATTCTGGAATGCTTCCTTGCATTGAGCATGGCTTGCTGTATCACGGAACAGAGCTGCCTGGGGAACCTGTGCAAAGCGGCAGGGACACTGCTGCAAAAGGGACTTTCCCTTACTGGAAAGCTGCTGGCTGCACTGTTGGGATTCCAGCGCATCTCTGCCGCACAGCTCGACCGAACGGCGCTGCGCACAGGACAGTTTCTCACCGGCACCATTCCCATTGTGGGGCAGAGTTTGAGCGATGCTTCCGAGGCTGTTCTGGCAGGCATCCAATTGCTCAAAAGCGGCCTTGGAATGGCCGCTATCCTGATTTTATTGGCTGAGTTTCTGCCACTGTATCTCGGGATGCTTGCGCATCTGGGATGTATCATTCTCTGCGGTACGCTGTGCAGCCTGACCGGAAACAACCGTGGACAGGCACTGCTTACCTGTTTTGCTTCTGCTGTCCGGTGTATGATGGCCTGTATCGCGCTCTTTTTCGGGCTGGCCGTAACAGGAACCGCACTTCTTTTTATGCTGGGAGGCGTTTGA
- a CDS encoding SpoIIIAC/SpoIIIAD family protein, translating into MSAAVAVFGIALLAALLYAVLEKQAPAYALLLSLGAALVLLVRAGTSIRTVLSGIARLAGQADSGAFSCLVRSAAIVLLTDYTRTLCEEAGAESLGWCVGLAGRCLVLAAAWPLLEEILQTIGSIAR; encoded by the coding sequence ATGAGTGCAGCCGTGGCTGTGTTCGGCATTGCGCTGCTCGCGGCACTGCTCTATGCAGTTCTGGAAAAGCAGGCCCCCGCCTATGCACTCCTGCTCTCCCTTGGGGCAGCGCTGGTGCTGCTGGTGCGGGCAGGGACAAGCATCCGGACAGTACTTTCCGGCATAGCACGCCTGGCTGGACAAGCTGACAGCGGGGCTTTTTCCTGCCTTGTACGGAGTGCGGCTATCGTTCTGCTGACAGATTATACCCGCACCCTGTGTGAGGAAGCCGGGGCAGAATCTTTAGGGTGGTGTGTTGGACTGGCAGGTCGGTGTCTTGTACTGGCAGCGGCGTGGCCCTTGCTGGAAGAGATCCTGCAGACGATTGGGAGCATTGCAAGATGA
- the spoIIIAC gene encoding stage III sporulation protein AC, which translates to MEIDLIFKIAAIGIIVAVLNQLLIRSGREDQAMMTTLAGLVVVLSILVKQISVLFVTIKSLFAL; encoded by the coding sequence ATGGAGATTGACCTTATCTTCAAAATTGCGGCCATTGGCATCATTGTTGCCGTGCTGAACCAACTGCTGATCCGCTCCGGGCGGGAGGATCAGGCAATGATGACGACATTGGCCGGTCTGGTGGTCGTGCTGTCCATCCTGGTCAAACAGATCAGTGTGCTGTTCGTTACCATCAAGTCGCTGTTTGCACTATGA
- a CDS encoding stage III sporulation protein AB — translation MSPLRWLSVCCFVVCGWCAGDSFHQQAQAHLEALRKTLDLLETLHQEISFRRSDLNLLCRKLIQDGQLPPETVSLQTLEPFPSLTLEERTRFSECFSGLGRLEAEQECRRLELYQAQFQAALQEGEAAARTQSMLSHKLGLAVGLAAAILLG, via the coding sequence ATGAGCCCTCTGCGCTGGTTGAGTGTCTGCTGTTTTGTCGTCTGCGGCTGGTGCGCAGGCGACAGCTTTCATCAGCAGGCGCAGGCGCATCTGGAAGCCCTGCGCAAAACCCTGGATCTGCTGGAAACGCTGCATCAGGAAATCAGCTTCCGCCGCAGTGACCTGAATCTTCTCTGCCGGAAATTGATACAGGATGGGCAGCTTCCACCAGAAACGGTTTCGTTACAAACGCTGGAGCCCTTTCCCTCCCTGACCTTAGAAGAACGCACCCGCTTCTCAGAATGTTTTTCAGGCCTGGGGCGGTTGGAAGCGGAGCAGGAGTGCAGACGGCTTGAATTGTATCAGGCACAGTTTCAGGCAGCCTTGCAGGAAGGTGAAGCTGCGGCCCGGACGCAGTCGATGCTTTCGCACAAGCTGGGCCTGGCCGTCGGGCTTGCAGCTGCCATTCTGCTGGGATGA
- a CDS encoding ATPase, T2SS/T4P/T4SS family, with the protein MAKDTEGEQKMDEYYQVVQTLPQWLARPLGQLPSKDAETVHELRLRLGCAPQFTVQGCSCTPAQLAPELNALQTMQLTPLQMEEILFTLCGGSVHTHQTEIAQGYVTLENGCRAGLGGRFLQNPEQGTVLQELTSVNLRIAREKTVPLPQELTAALRGHFIGMLLVGEPGSGKTTLLRSIARELVRQQKILSVIDERRELFAGNTHGEALDVLAGLPKGQAVQMALRTLSPQVILLDELGGLDEVTALEQGLFSGVDFIATLHAATPEEATMRPQVKYLMERGAVRVLVWLTGRQAPGCIGEVRFL; encoded by the coding sequence ATGGCAAAGGACACGGAAGGAGAACAGAAGATGGACGAGTATTATCAGGTGGTGCAGACACTGCCCCAATGGCTGGCAAGGCCGCTGGGGCAGCTCCCGTCAAAAGATGCGGAAACTGTACATGAGCTGCGGCTCCGGCTGGGCTGTGCTCCACAGTTTACGGTGCAGGGGTGCAGCTGCACACCTGCACAGCTGGCACCTGAACTGAATGCACTGCAAACGATGCAGCTGACCCCGTTGCAGATGGAAGAGATCCTGTTCACCCTCTGCGGCGGTTCAGTCCATACCCATCAGACAGAGATCGCACAGGGCTATGTTACACTGGAAAATGGCTGTCGGGCAGGGCTTGGCGGGCGTTTTTTGCAAAACCCGGAACAGGGCACGGTTCTGCAGGAGCTTACCTCTGTCAACCTGCGCATTGCCCGGGAAAAGACCGTTCCGCTTCCACAGGAACTGACCGCAGCATTGCGGGGGCATTTCATCGGGATGCTTCTTGTTGGAGAGCCGGGCAGCGGCAAGACCACATTGCTGCGCAGTATTGCCCGGGAGCTCGTCCGGCAGCAGAAGATCCTTTCGGTCATTGATGAACGGCGGGAGCTCTTTGCCGGGAATACACACGGCGAGGCGCTGGATGTTCTTGCCGGGCTCCCCAAGGGACAAGCAGTGCAGATGGCATTGCGCACCCTTTCGCCACAGGTGATCCTGCTGGATGAGCTGGGAGGTCTGGATGAGGTCACAGCGCTGGAGCAGGGCCTGTTCAGCGGGGTGGATTTTATTGCCACCCTTCATGCTGCCACACCCGAAGAGGCGACCATGCGCCCACAGGTAAAATATCTGATGGAGCGCGGCGCGGTGCGGGTGCTCGTCTGGCTGACCGGTAGACAAGCACCCGGCTGCATCGGGGAGGTGCGGTTTCTATGA
- the ligA gene encoding NAD-dependent DNA ligase LigA, with product MELEQARKRAEELRVIIERNNRLYYDQDAPELEDFEYDALTRELKALEAEFPQLVTANSPTQKVGGTPSGRFAKVTHAVKMESLLDAFSFDELRDFDRRVREAGIEPEYVVEIKIDGLSCSLEYENGVLVRASTRGDGVVGEDVTANVKAIKRIPKTLKNAPEYLEVRGEVYMPHDAFQHLCAEQELQGAAPFKNPRNAAAGSLRQKDSKITGSRGLSIFVFNVQQVRGRELTSHAESLDYLKSLGLPVSPRYHIVHDIEDAIAEIEQIGQNRAALDFDMDGAVIKVNNFAQRELLGSTNKFPRWAIAFKYPPEVKETTLRSIEVGVGRTGVLTPTACFDPVFLAGTTVSRATLHNEDFIRQLGLCIGDTIQVRKAGDIIPEVIGVTRHEPDAQPYQMPEFCPSCGAPAVHLEDEAALRCVNPECPAQALRNIIHFASRDAMDIDGLGTMVATQLVDKGLVHSAADLYDLTIEQLLTLEKFKEKSANNLLQAIEASKQNNLDKLMFAFGIRNIGDKAAALLAEHFGSLQAIREATEEQIGEIDGFGGVMAQSVTEFFAKDGTTDLVHRLADAGVNMQWKGEPKGDKLAGKTLVVTGTLETLSRSEAEALIVKNGGKASGSVSKKTAYVVAGAAAGSKLTKAQALGVPVLTEVEFLAMIAEDKSQQ from the coding sequence GTGGAACTGGAACAGGCACGCAAACGCGCGGAAGAGCTACGCGTGATCATTGAAAGGAACAACCGTTTATACTATGATCAGGATGCCCCGGAGCTGGAGGATTTTGAATATGACGCTTTGACCCGGGAGCTGAAAGCATTGGAAGCAGAATTCCCGCAGCTGGTCACTGCGAATTCTCCGACCCAGAAAGTGGGCGGAACCCCCAGCGGGCGCTTTGCCAAGGTGACACATGCTGTGAAGATGGAAAGCCTTTTGGATGCGTTTTCCTTCGATGAACTGCGCGATTTCGACCGCCGGGTACGGGAAGCCGGGATCGAGCCGGAATATGTCGTCGAGATCAAGATCGACGGCCTTTCCTGCAGCTTGGAATATGAGAACGGCGTACTTGTGCGTGCTTCCACCCGCGGCGACGGCGTGGTGGGTGAAGATGTGACAGCCAATGTCAAGGCTATCAAGCGTATTCCAAAGACTTTGAAAAATGCCCCGGAATATCTGGAAGTGCGCGGCGAGGTCTACATGCCGCACGATGCCTTCCAGCACCTTTGTGCGGAACAGGAATTACAGGGTGCGGCACCGTTCAAAAATCCGCGCAATGCTGCCGCAGGGTCTCTGCGTCAGAAGGATTCTAAGATCACCGGCAGCCGGGGGTTGTCCATCTTCGTATTCAACGTCCAGCAGGTGCGGGGCAGGGAACTGACCAGCCATGCCGAAAGCCTCGACTACCTCAAGAGTCTGGGCCTGCCGGTCTCCCCGCGTTATCATATCGTGCATGATATCGAGGATGCCATTGCAGAGATCGAGCAGATCGGCCAGAACCGTGCAGCACTGGATTTTGATATGGACGGTGCTGTGATCAAGGTGAACAACTTTGCACAGCGGGAACTGCTGGGCTCCACCAACAAATTCCCGCGCTGGGCCATTGCGTTCAAGTATCCGCCCGAGGTCAAGGAGACCACATTGCGCAGTATTGAAGTCGGCGTGGGACGCACCGGCGTTCTGACTCCCACCGCCTGTTTTGACCCGGTGTTTCTGGCAGGTACCACGGTTTCCCGTGCCACCCTTCACAATGAAGATTTTATCCGTCAACTGGGTCTGTGTATCGGAGATACCATTCAGGTGCGCAAGGCGGGTGATATCATTCCGGAGGTCATCGGTGTGACCCGCCACGAACCGGACGCTCAGCCTTACCAGATGCCGGAATTTTGCCCTTCCTGCGGTGCTCCGGCAGTGCACCTGGAAGATGAAGCTGCTTTGCGCTGTGTCAACCCGGAATGCCCCGCACAGGCACTCCGCAATATCATCCACTTTGCATCCCGGGATGCCATGGACATCGACGGTCTGGGCACCATGGTCGCCACGCAGCTGGTGGATAAAGGGCTGGTACACTCTGCGGCAGATCTCTATGACTTGACAATAGAGCAGCTGCTCACGCTGGAAAAGTTCAAGGAAAAGAGCGCAAACAATCTTCTGCAGGCGATCGAAGCTTCCAAGCAGAACAATCTGGATAAGCTGATGTTTGCGTTTGGAATCCGCAACATCGGCGATAAAGCCGCCGCATTGCTGGCAGAGCATTTTGGCTCTCTGCAGGCCATCCGGGAAGCAACCGAGGAGCAGATCGGCGAGATTGATGGTTTTGGCGGCGTGATGGCCCAGAGCGTGACTGAATTCTTTGCCAAGGATGGCACAACGGATCTGGTGCACCGTCTGGCCGATGCCGGTGTGAACATGCAATGGAAGGGGGAGCCCAAGGGCGATAAGCTCGCCGGGAAAACGCTGGTCGTGACCGGAACGCTGGAAACACTCTCCCGCAGTGAAGCTGAGGCACTTATCGTAAAGAATGGCGGCAAAGCAAGCGGTTCTGTTTCCAAAAAAACAGCGTATGTGGTGGCTGGTGCCGCCGCAGGTTCCAAGCTGACCAAAGCACAGGCACTGGGTGTGCCTGTGCTGACCGAGGTAGAGTTTCTTGCTATGATCGCAGAGGATAAGTCCCAGCAATAA
- a CDS encoding ketopantoate reductase family protein: MKIQSVAILGAGAVGSYIIWGLSKKDNIRLGVIAEGDRARRLKESGCAINGAVYRPEVWTPQEAQGVDLLVVALKYGSLPGALESIKTAVGSNTVVMSLMNGVDSEELIAAQVGAEHLLYSFIKVASHKEADGYHFDPDATLGVIYGERFAPFESERVKAVRELFTDSGVNFRVTEHIQEEMWSKFRLNVCNNLPQAILGAGVGCYRDSVHMKAISDGLRRELEAIATARGIDLRIADAVSHGCAVPATARYSTLQDLDAGRHTEIDMFSGALMRMGKELGIPTPYNEYTYHMIKAMEEKNDGLFDYDGTEEPTWAK; encoded by the coding sequence ATGAAAATACAATCTGTTGCCATTTTGGGCGCTGGAGCGGTGGGCTCTTACATCATCTGGGGGCTTTCTAAAAAGGATAATATCCGTCTGGGTGTGATCGCGGAAGGTGACCGTGCCCGGCGGCTGAAAGAAAGCGGCTGCGCCATCAATGGAGCAGTTTACCGCCCGGAGGTCTGGACCCCGCAGGAAGCGCAGGGCGTAGACCTGTTGGTCGTTGCACTGAAATATGGCTCACTGCCCGGAGCTTTGGAAAGCATCAAGACCGCTGTCGGCAGCAATACCGTTGTGATGAGTCTGATGAATGGTGTGGACAGCGAGGAGCTGATCGCCGCACAGGTGGGTGCAGAGCATCTGCTGTATTCCTTCATCAAGGTTGCGTCTCACAAGGAAGCGGATGGTTACCATTTTGACCCGGATGCAACACTTGGTGTAATCTATGGCGAGCGATTTGCACCGTTTGAGAGTGAACGTGTCAAGGCAGTGCGGGAACTGTTCACGGATTCCGGGGTCAACTTCCGGGTTACGGAACACATTCAGGAAGAGATGTGGAGCAAGTTCCGGCTGAACGTCTGCAACAATCTGCCGCAGGCGATTCTGGGAGCCGGTGTGGGCTGCTACCGGGACAGCGTCCACATGAAAGCCATCAGCGATGGCCTGCGCCGGGAACTGGAAGCCATTGCAACTGCACGGGGCATTGATCTGCGCATCGCAGATGCCGTCAGCCACGGATGCGCTGTTCCTGCCACAGCCCGTTATTCCACTCTGCAGGATCTGGATGCCGGACGGCATACAGAGATCGATATGTTCTCGGGAGCGCTGATGCGGATGGGAAAGGAGCTTGGGATTCCCACGCCGTATAACGAATACACCTACCACATGATCAAGGCCATGGAAGAGAAAAATGACGGCCTGTTCGATTATGATGGCACGGAGGAACCCACCTGGGCAAAATAA
- the pfkA gene encoding 6-phosphofructokinase, whose amino-acid sequence MEKQIKTIGVLTSGGDAPGMNAAVRAVVRAGLHKGFRMIGIQRGYNGLLDGECFEMNLRSVSNIISAGGTILYTARCLEFKTKEGQDKGAAKCRELGIDALVVIGGDGSYRGARELAHRGIPMIGLPGTIDNDIACTDYTIGYDTAMNTALEMIDKLRDTTQSHDRCSVVEVMGRNAGYIALNVAIASGAMAVLLPEKEFDMQHDILDKITETQRTGKRHFIVIVAEGIGHSQEIANEIQARTGIDTRATILGHVQRGGSPTLRDRVNASAMGYHAVCLLEQGKYNRIVGMKGEHLVDYPVDEALEMTKTLDPVLIDVCNTISI is encoded by the coding sequence ATGGAAAAGCAAATCAAAACGATTGGTGTGCTGACCAGCGGCGGCGACGCTCCGGGTATGAATGCTGCAGTTCGCGCCGTTGTCCGTGCAGGCCTGCACAAGGGCTTCCGTATGATCGGCATTCAGCGCGGCTACAATGGCCTGCTGGACGGCGAGTGCTTTGAAATGAACCTGCGCAGCGTTTCCAATATCATCTCTGCCGGTGGCACCATCCTGTATACGGCCCGCTGCCTGGAGTTCAAGACCAAGGAGGGCCAGGACAAGGGCGCTGCAAAGTGCCGTGAGCTGGGCATTGACGCGCTGGTGGTCATCGGCGGCGACGGCTCCTACCGCGGTGCCCGTGAGCTGGCACACCGCGGCATTCCGATGATCGGTCTGCCCGGCACCATCGATAATGATATCGCCTGCACCGATTACACCATCGGCTACGATACCGCAATGAACACCGCCCTGGAAATGATCGACAAGCTGCGCGATACCACCCAGAGCCATGACCGCTGCAGCGTGGTCGAGGTCATGGGCCGCAATGCGGGTTACATCGCTCTGAACGTTGCCATTGCCTCCGGTGCCATGGCTGTGCTGCTGCCCGAAAAGGAATTCGATATGCAGCACGACATTCTGGATAAAATCACCGAGACGCAGCGCACCGGTAAGCGCCACTTCATTGTCATCGTTGCCGAGGGCATTGGCCACTCTCAGGAGATTGCCAACGAGATCCAGGCCCGCACCGGCATCGATACCCGTGCTACCATTCTGGGCCATGTCCAGCGCGGTGGCTCTCCCACTCTGCGTGACCGCGTGAATGCTTCCGCAATGGGCTATCACGCTGTCTGCCTGCTGGAGCAGGGTAAGTACAACCGTATCGTTGGTATGAAGGGTGAGCACCTTGTGGATTACCCCGTGGATGAGGCGTTGGAGATGACCAAGACGCTTGACCCCGTGCTCATTGACGTTTGTAATACGATTTCTATCTGA